The following are encoded in a window of Streptomyces sp. Go-475 genomic DNA:
- a CDS encoding DUF2252 domain-containing protein: protein MSFPQLNDEQRGDEILAVFDTAFGELLAADPAAFRVKFRKMAASAFAFYRGTACLFYRDLDQEGILGGPYLDERTSRVWIHGDLHAENFGTYMDANGRLIFNVNDFDEAYVGPFTWDLQRFAASIALIGYAKALSDEQITELVRVYAGAYRERIHALATGAKSDEVPPFTLDTAQGPLLDALRDARSLTRFGLLESMTEIRDFERRFAPGGGSVELDAATRYKVLAAFDGYLETLPDSSLARPDSYRVKDVVGRRGIGIGSAGLPSYNILLEGHSDALENDVVIYIKQAQTPAVSRHITDQAIRDYFQHEGHRTVISQRALQAHADPWLGWTELDGAGQLVAEISPYAVDLDWGDIDDPEEIAQVVADLGRATATMHSAADDQSGESLVPFSTERAIDAAIAADEDGFAPLLVDFAHSYGARARADHQIFVDLFRNGRIPGL, encoded by the coding sequence ATGTCGTTCCCCCAGCTCAACGACGAGCAGCGCGGCGACGAGATCCTCGCCGTCTTCGACACCGCCTTCGGCGAGCTGCTGGCCGCCGACCCGGCCGCGTTCCGCGTGAAGTTCCGGAAGATGGCGGCCTCGGCCTTCGCCTTCTACCGGGGTACGGCCTGCCTCTTCTACCGCGATCTCGACCAGGAGGGGATACTCGGCGGCCCGTACCTGGACGAGCGCACCTCGCGCGTGTGGATCCACGGCGACCTCCACGCGGAGAACTTCGGCACGTACATGGACGCGAACGGCCGCCTGATCTTCAACGTCAACGACTTCGACGAGGCCTACGTCGGCCCCTTCACCTGGGACCTGCAGCGCTTCGCCGCGTCCATCGCGCTGATCGGCTACGCCAAGGCGCTCAGCGACGAGCAGATCACCGAGCTGGTGCGGGTCTACGCGGGTGCCTACCGGGAGCGGATCCACGCCCTGGCCACGGGCGCGAAGAGCGACGAGGTCCCGCCGTTCACGCTGGACACCGCGCAGGGTCCGCTGCTGGACGCGCTGCGTGACGCCCGCTCGCTGACCCGCTTCGGCCTGCTGGAGTCGATGACGGAGATCCGCGACTTCGAGCGCCGCTTCGCGCCGGGCGGCGGCTCGGTCGAGCTGGACGCGGCCACGCGCTACAAGGTCCTCGCCGCCTTCGACGGCTATCTGGAGACGCTCCCGGACAGCTCCCTGGCCCGCCCGGACTCCTACCGCGTGAAGGACGTCGTCGGCCGGCGCGGCATCGGCATCGGCTCGGCGGGGCTGCCGTCGTACAACATCCTCCTGGAGGGCCACAGCGACGCCCTGGAGAACGATGTCGTGATCTACATCAAGCAGGCCCAGACCCCGGCGGTCTCCCGGCACATCACGGACCAGGCGATCCGCGACTACTTCCAGCACGAGGGGCACCGCACGGTCATCTCCCAGCGCGCGCTCCAGGCGCACGCCGACCCGTGGCTGGGCTGGACGGAGCTGGACGGCGCGGGCCAGCTGGTCGCCGAGATCTCGCCGTACGCGGTGGACCTCGACTGGGGCGACATCGACGACCCGGAGGAGATCGCCCAGGTGGTGGCCGACCTCGGCCGGGCGACGGCCACGATGCACTCGGCGGCGGACGACCAGTCCGGCGAGTCCCTGGTGCCGTTCTCCACGGAGCGGGCCATCGACGCGGCGATCGCGGCCGACGAGGACGGCTTCGCGCCGCTGCTGGTCGACTTCGCGCACAGCTACGGCGCACGCGCGCGTGCCGACCACCAGATCTTCGTGGACCTGTTCCGCAACGGCCGGATTCCGGGTCTGTGA
- a CDS encoding ABC transporter ATP-binding protein — MCAVRGLTKTYPAVRGRRGAPGTPEVRATDDVRLDIRRGEIFGLLGPNGAGKSTLVRQLTGLMRPDTGSVEILGHDIVRHPERAARILAYLGQESTALDELTVSLAAETTGRLRGLDVRRARAERDDVLAELGLTPLAGRPLKKLSGGQRRLACFAAALVGERPLLVLDEPTTGMDPVARRAVWSAVDRRRAERGTTVLLVTHNVIEAETVLDRVAVLDRGRVIACDTPAGLKEQVAGEVRVDLVWRDAAPLHVPEVAALRDRAVESGRRWTLRLGPEEARAVVATVTGGAAFAALDDFTLATPSLEDVYLALGGAAQQGLVKA, encoded by the coding sequence GTGTGCGCGGTGCGCGGGCTGACCAAGACCTACCCGGCGGTCCGGGGCCGCCGCGGCGCGCCCGGCACGCCCGAGGTCCGGGCCACGGACGACGTACGGCTGGACATCCGCCGCGGCGAGATCTTCGGCCTGCTCGGCCCGAACGGCGCCGGCAAGTCCACCCTCGTCCGGCAGCTCACCGGGCTGATGCGGCCCGACACCGGCAGCGTGGAGATCCTCGGGCACGACATCGTGCGCCACCCGGAGCGGGCCGCGCGGATCCTCGCCTACCTCGGGCAGGAGTCGACCGCCCTCGACGAACTGACCGTGTCGCTCGCCGCCGAGACCACCGGGCGGCTGCGCGGCCTGGACGTCCGGCGGGCGCGGGCCGAGCGGGACGACGTCCTCGCCGAGCTGGGCCTCACCCCGCTGGCCGGACGCCCGCTGAAGAAGCTCTCCGGGGGCCAGCGGCGGCTGGCGTGCTTCGCCGCCGCGCTGGTGGGGGAGCGGCCGCTGCTCGTGCTCGACGAGCCCACCACCGGCATGGACCCGGTGGCGCGGCGGGCCGTGTGGTCCGCGGTGGACCGGCGGCGGGCCGAGCGCGGGACGACCGTGCTGCTCGTCACCCACAACGTCATCGAGGCCGAGACGGTGCTGGACCGGGTGGCCGTCCTGGACCGGGGTCGGGTGATCGCCTGCGACACCCCGGCCGGGCTGAAGGAACAGGTCGCCGGTGAGGTGCGCGTCGACCTGGTGTGGCGGGACGCGGCGCCGCTGCACGTGCCGGAGGTGGCCGCGCTGCGGGACCGTGCCGTGGAGTCGGGCCGCCGCTGGACGCTCCGGCTCGGACCGGAGGAGGCGCGGGCGGTCGTCGCCACTGTCACCGGAGGGGCCGCCTTCGCCGCCCTGGACGACTTCACGCTGGCCACGCCGAGCCTGGAGGACGTGTACCTGGCCCTGGGCGGTGCCGCGCAGCAGGGGCTGGTGAAGGCGTGA
- a CDS encoding AAA family ATPase: protein MTAPLTPPPPPHERSAQGSWQPPAAAPGAEAPGSQQAEYAEYDAHGWYGQDGPGMKTEVREAGVVALAVALGGVLLGALWWWLAPHVPLVGDVVDGNWVVYLKDTEGEQAVGVDGTFTLLGLAFGVVSALVVFLLRRRGGVPLVVGLAVGGLLGSLLAWRLGVWLGPAEDVVAHAREVGKGVTFSAPLKLGAKGALLAWPLAALVLHLGLTALFGPRDPEPEFADGPYGAPPAA, encoded by the coding sequence GTGACCGCACCACTGACTCCGCCACCGCCACCGCACGAACGTTCCGCACAGGGTTCGTGGCAGCCGCCGGCCGCGGCCCCCGGGGCTGAGGCCCCCGGGTCCCAGCAGGCCGAGTACGCCGAGTACGACGCGCACGGCTGGTACGGACAGGACGGCCCCGGCATGAAGACGGAAGTGCGGGAGGCCGGTGTGGTCGCCCTGGCCGTGGCGCTCGGTGGGGTGCTGCTGGGTGCGCTGTGGTGGTGGCTCGCGCCGCACGTTCCGCTGGTCGGTGACGTGGTGGACGGGAACTGGGTCGTCTACCTCAAGGACACCGAGGGGGAGCAGGCCGTGGGGGTGGACGGCACGTTCACCCTGCTCGGGCTGGCGTTCGGGGTCGTGAGCGCGCTCGTGGTCTTCCTGCTGCGGCGGCGTGGGGGTGTGCCGCTGGTGGTGGGGCTGGCCGTCGGGGGGCTGCTCGGGTCGTTGCTGGCGTGGCGGCTCGGGGTGTGGCTCGGTCCCGCGGAGGACGTGGTCGCCCATGCGCGGGAGGTGGGCAAGGGGGTGACGTTCTCGGCGCCGCTGAAGCTGGGCGCGAAGGGGGCGTTGCTGGCCTGGCCGCTTGCCGCGCTGGTGCTGCATCTGGGGCTCACGGCGTTGTTCGGGCCTCGGGATCCTGAGCCGGAGTTCGCTGACGGGCCGTATGGGGCGCCGCCTGCCGCGTAG
- the dnaE gene encoding DNA polymerase III subunit alpha, which translates to MSKPPFTHLHVHTQYSLLDGAARLKDMFNACNEMGMTHIAMSDHGNLHGAYDFFHSAQKAGITPIIGIEAYVAPESRRNKRKIQWGQPHQKRDDVSGSGGYTHKTMWAVNKTGLHNLFRLSSDAYAEGWLQKWPRMDKETIAQWSEGIVASTGCPSGEVQTRLRLGHFDEALKAAADYQDIFGKDRYFLELMDHGIEIEHRVRDGLLEIAKKLGIPPLVTNDSHYTYAHEAGAHDALLCIQTGKNLSDPDRFKFDGTGYYLKSTDEMYAIDSSDAWQEGCANTRLIAEMVDTTGMFEKRDLMPKFDIPEGYTEVSWFREEVIRGMHRRFPDGIPDDRMKQVEYEMDTIISMGFPGYFLVVADFIMWAKKQGIAVGPGRGSAAGSIVAYALGITDLDPIPHGLIFERFLNPERISMPDVDIDFDERRRVEVIRYVTEKYGADKVAMIGTYGTIKAKNAIKDSARVLGYPYAMGDRITKAMPADVLGKGINLDGITDPNHPRYSEAGEVRAMYENEPDVKKVIDTAKGVEGLVRQMGVHAAGVIMSSETITDHVPVWVRHTDGVTITQWDYPSCESLGLLKMDFLGLRNLTIMDDAVKMVKSNKGIDIDLLSLPLDDPTTFELLQRGDTLGVFQFDGGPMRSLLRLMKPDNFEDISAVSALYRPGPMGMNSHTNYALRKNGQQEITPIHPELEEPLKEVLDVTYGLIVYQEQVQKAAQIIAGYSLGEADILRRVMGKKKPEELAKNFVLFQEGARKKGYSDEAIQALWDVLVPFAGYAFNKAHSAAYGLVSYWTAYLKANHPAEYMAALLTSVKDDKDKSAVYLNECRRMGIKVLPPDVNESMSNFAAQGDDVILFGLSAVRNVGTNVVESIIRCRKAKGKYTSFPDYLDKVEAVVCNKRTTESLIKAGAFDAMGHTRKGLTAQYEPMIDNVVAVKRKEAEGQFDLFGGMGEEESSEPGFGLDVQFTDEEWDKTYLLAQEREMLGLYVSDHPLFGLEHILSDKADAGISQLTGGDYSDGSVVTIGGIISGLQRKMTKQGNAWAIATVEDLAGSIECMFFPATYQLVSTQLVEDAVVFVKGRLDKREDVPRLVAMELMVPDLSNAGTNAPVVLTIPATRVTPPLVSRLGEVLSHHKGDSEVRIKLQGPTKTTVLRLDRHRVKPDPALFGDLKVLLGPSCLAG; encoded by the coding sequence GTGTCGAAGCCGCCGTTCACGCACCTGCACGTCCACACCCAGTACTCGCTGCTGGACGGTGCCGCGCGGCTGAAGGACATGTTCAACGCGTGCAACGAGATGGGCATGACCCACATCGCCATGTCCGACCACGGCAACCTCCACGGGGCGTACGACTTCTTCCACTCCGCGCAGAAGGCCGGGATCACGCCGATCATCGGGATCGAGGCGTATGTCGCGCCCGAGTCCCGCCGCAACAAGCGCAAGATCCAGTGGGGCCAGCCGCACCAGAAGCGGGACGACGTCTCCGGTTCCGGTGGTTACACCCACAAGACGATGTGGGCGGTGAACAAGACCGGCCTGCACAACCTCTTCCGGCTGTCCTCCGACGCGTACGCCGAGGGCTGGCTGCAGAAGTGGCCCCGGATGGACAAGGAGACCATCGCCCAGTGGTCCGAGGGGATCGTCGCCTCCACCGGCTGCCCCTCCGGCGAGGTGCAGACCCGGCTGCGCCTCGGCCACTTCGACGAGGCCCTGAAGGCCGCCGCGGACTACCAGGACATCTTCGGCAAGGACCGCTACTTCCTGGAGCTGATGGACCACGGCATCGAGATCGAGCACCGGGTCCGCGACGGCCTCCTGGAGATCGCCAAGAAGCTCGGCATCCCCCCGCTGGTCACCAACGACTCGCACTACACGTACGCCCACGAGGCGGGCGCCCACGACGCGCTGCTGTGCATCCAGACCGGCAAGAACCTCTCCGACCCGGACCGCTTCAAGTTCGACGGCACCGGCTACTACCTGAAGTCCACGGACGAGATGTACGCCATCGACTCCTCGGACGCCTGGCAGGAGGGCTGCGCCAACACCCGGCTGATCGCCGAGATGGTCGACACCACGGGCATGTTCGAGAAGCGCGACCTCATGCCCAAGTTCGACATCCCCGAGGGGTACACGGAGGTCAGCTGGTTCCGCGAGGAAGTCATCCGCGGCATGCACCGCCGCTTCCCGGACGGCATCCCCGACGACCGCATGAAGCAGGTCGAGTACGAGATGGACACCATCATCTCGATGGGCTTCCCGGGCTACTTCCTCGTGGTCGCCGACTTCATCATGTGGGCCAAGAAGCAGGGCATCGCGGTCGGCCCCGGCCGAGGCTCCGCGGCCGGCTCGATCGTCGCCTACGCCCTCGGCATCACCGACCTCGACCCCATCCCGCACGGCCTGATCTTCGAGCGGTTCCTCAACCCCGAGCGCATCTCCATGCCCGATGTCGACATCGACTTCGACGAGCGCCGGCGCGTCGAGGTGATCCGCTACGTGACGGAGAAGTACGGCGCGGACAAGGTCGCCATGATCGGCACGTACGGCACCATCAAGGCCAAGAACGCGATCAAGGACTCCGCGCGCGTGCTGGGCTACCCGTACGCGATGGGCGACCGCATCACCAAGGCCATGCCCGCCGACGTCCTCGGCAAGGGCATCAACCTGGACGGCATCACCGACCCGAACCACCCCCGCTACTCGGAGGCGGGCGAGGTCCGGGCGATGTACGAGAACGAGCCGGACGTGAAGAAGGTCATCGACACCGCCAAGGGCGTCGAGGGCCTGGTGCGGCAGATGGGCGTGCACGCCGCCGGCGTGATCATGTCCAGCGAGACCATCACCGACCACGTGCCCGTCTGGGTGCGGCACACCGACGGCGTGACCATCACGCAGTGGGACTACCCGAGCTGTGAGTCGCTCGGCCTGCTGAAGATGGACTTCCTGGGCCTGCGCAACCTCACGATCATGGACGACGCCGTCAAGATGGTGAAGTCCAACAAGGGCATCGACATCGACCTGCTGTCGCTGCCGCTGGACGACCCCACGACCTTCGAACTGCTCCAGCGCGGCGACACCCTCGGCGTGTTCCAGTTCGACGGCGGGCCCATGCGCTCCCTGCTCCGGCTGATGAAGCCGGACAACTTCGAAGACATCTCCGCCGTGTCGGCCCTGTACCGCCCGGGCCCCATGGGCATGAACTCCCACACGAACTACGCGCTGCGCAAGAACGGCCAGCAGGAGATCACGCCCATCCACCCCGAGCTGGAGGAGCCGCTCAAGGAGGTCCTGGACGTCACCTACGGCCTGATCGTCTATCAGGAGCAGGTGCAGAAGGCCGCCCAGATCATCGCCGGCTACTCGCTCGGCGAGGCCGACATCCTCCGCCGCGTGATGGGCAAGAAGAAGCCCGAGGAGCTGGCGAAGAACTTCGTCCTCTTCCAGGAGGGAGCCCGCAAGAAGGGCTACAGCGACGAGGCCATCCAGGCGCTCTGGGACGTGCTGGTCCCCTTCGCCGGCTACGCGTTCAACAAGGCGCACTCCGCCGCGTACGGACTCGTCTCGTACTGGACGGCGTACCTCAAGGCGAACCACCCCGCCGAGTACATGGCCGCGCTCCTGACGTCCGTGAAGGACGACAAGGACAAGTCGGCCGTCTACCTCAACGAGTGCCGCCGCATGGGCATCAAGGTGCTCCCGCCGGACGTCAACGAGTCGATGTCCAACTTCGCGGCCCAGGGCGACGACGTGATCCTCTTCGGCCTCTCCGCCGTCCGCAACGTCGGTACGAACGTCGTCGAGTCGATCATCAGGTGCCGCAAGGCCAAGGGGAAGTACACCTCCTTCCCGGACTACCTCGACAAGGTCGAGGCGGTCGTCTGCAACAAGCGCACCACCGAATCGCTGATCAAGGCCGGCGCCTTCGACGCCATGGGCCACACCCGCAAGGGCCTCACCGCGCAGTACGAGCCGATGATCGACAACGTGGTCGCGGTCAAGCGCAAGGAGGCCGAGGGGCAGTTCGACCTCTTCGGCGGCATGGGCGAGGAGGAGAGCAGCGAGCCCGGCTTCGGCCTGGACGTGCAGTTCACCGACGAGGAGTGGGACAAGACGTATCTGCTCGCCCAGGAGCGGGAGATGCTCGGTCTGTACGTCTCCGACCATCCGCTGTTCGGCCTGGAGCACATCCTGTCCGACAAGGCCGACGCGGGCATCTCCCAGCTGACCGGGGGTGACTACTCCGACGGATCCGTGGTGACCATCGGCGGCATCATCTCCGGCCTGCAGCGCAAGATGACCAAGCAGGGCAACGCCTGGGCCATCGCCACCGTCGAGGACCTCGCCGGCTCGATCGAGTGCATGTTCTTCCCGGCGACCTACCAGCTCGTCTCGACCCAACTCGTCGAGGACGCCGTGGTGTTCGTCAAGGGCCGCCTCGACAAGCGCGAGGACGTGCCGCGGCTCGTCGCGATGGAACTGATGGTGCCGGACCTGTCGAACGCGGGCACCAACGCGCCCGTGGTCCTCACCATTCCGGCCACCCGGGTCACCCCGCCGCTCGTGAGCCGGCTCGGCGAGGTCCTCAGCCACCACAAGGGCGACAGCGAGGTCCGGATCAAGCTCCAGGGACCGACCAAGACGACCGTGCTCCGCCTGGACCGGCACCGGGTGAAGCCCGACCCGGCGCTCTTCGGCGACCTGAAGGTGCTGCTCGGGCCGTCCTGCCTGGCGGGCTGA
- a CDS encoding ABC transporter permease, translated as MSVVPADVLPGGALAVEEPAACAAELGPRARLWPSLAAVYRAQLSRARVARIPLLFVATFQSVGIMILMRGVVDDGAEAQAVVAGSSVLVVAFVALNLLAQYFGQLRASGGLDHYATLPVPPAAVVLGAAGAYASFTVPGTVVTAVFGCVLFGLPLAHLWILVAVIPLAGAALAGLGAALGLLAPRPELATLLGQLGMSAALLLGVLPADRMPEVVRFTRDLLPSTYGVEAFARTFGPDPDWAFVLGDLAVCGAVGVVSLAVATWAYRRAAVR; from the coding sequence GTGAGTGTCGTACCCGCCGATGTCCTGCCGGGCGGTGCCCTGGCCGTGGAGGAGCCCGCCGCGTGCGCGGCCGAGCTCGGACCTCGGGCGCGGCTGTGGCCGTCGCTGGCGGCCGTGTACCGGGCGCAGCTGTCCCGGGCGCGGGTCGCGCGGATCCCGCTGCTGTTCGTGGCGACCTTCCAGTCGGTCGGGATCATGATCCTGATGCGCGGGGTCGTGGACGACGGGGCCGAGGCGCAGGCGGTCGTCGCCGGCTCGTCGGTCCTGGTGGTGGCGTTCGTCGCGCTGAACCTGCTCGCGCAGTACTTCGGGCAGCTGCGGGCCAGCGGCGGGCTCGACCACTACGCGACCCTGCCGGTGCCGCCCGCGGCGGTGGTGCTCGGCGCGGCGGGCGCGTACGCCTCGTTCACCGTGCCCGGAACGGTCGTGACGGCCGTGTTCGGCTGTGTGCTGTTCGGGCTGCCGCTGGCGCACCTGTGGATCCTGGTGGCCGTGATCCCGCTGGCGGGCGCCGCGCTCGCCGGGCTGGGGGCGGCGCTCGGGCTGCTCGCGCCCCGGCCGGAGCTGGCCACGCTGCTCGGGCAGCTGGGCATGTCCGCTGCGCTGCTGCTGGGCGTGCTGCCGGCGGACCGGATGCCGGAGGTGGTCCGCTTCACGCGGGACCTGCTGCCGTCGACCTACGGCGTGGAGGCGTTCGCGCGCACGTTCGGGCCGGATCCCGACTGGGCGTTCGTCCTCGGCGACCTCGCGGTGTGCGGGGCCGTGGGCGTGGTCTCCCTGGCCGTGGCGACCTGGGCGTACCGCCGGGCGGCCGTCCGGTGA
- a CDS encoding NYN domain-containing protein: MDRCIVLVDAGYLLGAAASLLAGEPSRSRITVDHTALIQGLRERAESDTQQPLLRIYWFDGAPDRVPQPEHRRLRVMPRVTVRLGALTRSDGRWAQKGVDAAMHAELTELARNRACSDVVLVTGDGDLLPGMMAAKEHGVAVHLWAVQAADGDYNQSEDLVAEADERRVLDRTWITKAVRAKEYTGACAPQPAPRPEIAAILSAPLPDSALSAPPERPAPQPQHPATGPGQNGSEERLPAAKGVPTPKDLAALRAPGTQPAQPPASATLRWSSDKGWVDRPPVEPPEAASMPTLAQLTTAEQRWADREEDITTVGGDPYEVGQVFARRWVERLGDQSHLQKLSGMYPRIPHRVDGELLRYAARFGLLAHKDDQIDERDRYAIRAGFWKEIGVRTGVEHAPVGD, translated from the coding sequence GTGGACCGCTGCATCGTCCTGGTGGACGCCGGGTATCTGCTGGGAGCCGCGGCGAGCCTCCTCGCCGGGGAGCCCTCGCGGTCCCGCATCACCGTCGACCACACGGCCCTGATCCAGGGGCTGCGTGAGCGCGCCGAGTCCGACACGCAGCAGCCCTTGCTGCGCATCTACTGGTTCGACGGCGCCCCCGACCGCGTCCCGCAGCCCGAGCACCGCCGGTTGCGCGTGATGCCCCGGGTCACCGTCCGGCTGGGCGCGCTGACCCGCAGCGACGGCCGCTGGGCGCAGAAGGGCGTGGACGCCGCCATGCACGCCGAGCTCACCGAGCTGGCCCGCAACCGCGCCTGCTCCGACGTCGTCCTCGTCACCGGCGACGGCGACCTGCTGCCGGGCATGATGGCCGCCAAGGAGCACGGCGTCGCCGTCCACCTGTGGGCCGTGCAGGCCGCCGACGGCGACTACAACCAGTCCGAGGACCTGGTCGCCGAGGCCGACGAGCGGCGCGTCCTCGACCGCACGTGGATCACCAAGGCCGTCCGCGCCAAGGAGTACACCGGGGCGTGCGCCCCGCAGCCCGCGCCCCGGCCCGAGATCGCCGCGATCCTCTCCGCGCCGCTGCCCGACTCCGCCCTCTCCGCCCCGCCCGAGCGGCCCGCCCCGCAACCCCAGCACCCGGCGACCGGCCCCGGTCAGAACGGCAGCGAGGAACGGCTGCCCGCCGCCAAAGGGGTCCCCACGCCCAAGGACCTCGCCGCCCTGCGCGCCCCCGGCACCCAGCCCGCCCAGCCCCCCGCCTCCGCCACCCTCCGCTGGTCCTCCGACAAAGGCTGGGTCGACCGGCCCCCGGTCGAGCCCCCCGAGGCCGCCTCGATGCCTACGCTCGCCCAGCTGACCACCGCCGAGCAGCGCTGGGCCGACCGCGAGGAGGACATCACCACCGTCGGCGGCGACCCCTACGAGGTGGGGCAGGTCTTCGCCCGGCGCTGGGTGGAACGCCTCGGCGACCAGAGCCACCTGCAGAAACTGTCCGGGATGTACCCGCGCATCCCGCACCGCGTCGACGGCGAGCTGCTGCGCTACGCCGCCCGCTTCGGCCTCCTCGCCCACAAGGACGACCAGATCGACGAACGCGACCGCTACGCCATCCGGGCCGGTTTCTGGAAGGAGATCGGCGTGCGCACGGGCGTGGAGCACGCCCCGGTCGGCGACTGA
- the ybaK gene encoding Cys-tRNA(Pro) deacylase translates to MAKKTKKQQSGGTPATVALTAAGAEYTVHSYDHDPAHPSYGEEAAEAMGVSPDRVFKTLVADVDGTLTVAVVPVAGQLDLKALAAAVGGKRATMADPALAERTTGYVRGGISPLGQRKKLPTVLDASAASHRTICVSAGRRGLEVELAPEDLAKLTEAVLAPIGRP, encoded by the coding sequence ATGGCGAAGAAGACGAAGAAGCAGCAGTCCGGCGGCACTCCGGCGACGGTGGCCCTCACGGCGGCGGGAGCGGAGTACACGGTCCACTCCTACGACCACGACCCCGCGCACCCCTCCTACGGCGAGGAGGCGGCCGAGGCGATGGGCGTCTCCCCGGACCGCGTCTTCAAGACCCTGGTGGCGGACGTCGACGGCACGCTGACGGTCGCGGTCGTCCCGGTGGCGGGCCAGCTGGACCTGAAGGCCCTGGCGGCGGCGGTGGGCGGCAAGCGCGCGACCATGGCCGACCCGGCCCTGGCGGAACGCACGACGGGCTATGTCCGGGGCGGCATCTCACCCCTGGGCCAGCGCAAGAAGCTCCCGACGGTGCTGGACGCGTCGGCCGCGTCCCACCGAACGATCTGCGTGTCGGCGGGGAGGAGGGGCCTGGAGGTGGAACTGGCGCCGGAGGACCTGGCGAAGCTCACGGAAGCGGTACTGGCCCCGATCGGCCGGCCATAG
- a CDS encoding thioredoxin domain-containing protein, producing MSKRNSQAAKTAARERLRVEREREAKRAKAKRQIIVAGSIVGVLAIAGGIGYAVVQTNKPTHWEAAKDDKVVAPAHTTGTDGTTVVIGKASAKKTLKVYEDPRCPVCAQFEQTVGPTLKKDVDDGKYKMQFIGATFIDNKDNGEGSKNALSALGAALDVSDKAFLDYKAALYSAKWHPDESTDKFKDDSYLIKVANTVPELKDNKKFQDAVEKGTYDAWAMAMSKTFDDNKDGVQGTPSFVMDGKQLTADSQGTPLMTVADFNRVVGEALKK from the coding sequence ATGAGCAAGAGGAACAGCCAGGCGGCGAAGACGGCGGCCCGTGAGCGGCTGCGCGTCGAGCGCGAGCGCGAGGCCAAGCGGGCCAAGGCCAAGCGGCAGATCATCGTCGCCGGCTCCATCGTCGGCGTCCTGGCGATAGCCGGCGGCATCGGCTACGCGGTCGTCCAGACCAACAAGCCGACCCACTGGGAGGCGGCGAAGGACGACAAGGTCGTCGCCCCCGCCCACACCACGGGCACCGACGGCACCACGGTCGTCATCGGCAAGGCCTCGGCGAAGAAGACCCTCAAGGTCTACGAGGACCCGCGCTGCCCCGTGTGCGCCCAGTTCGAGCAGACCGTCGGCCCGACCCTGAAGAAGGACGTCGACGACGGCAAGTACAAGATGCAGTTCATCGGCGCCACGTTCATCGACAACAAGGACAACGGCGAGGGCTCGAAGAACGCGCTGAGCGCCCTGGGCGCCGCGCTCGACGTGAGCGACAAGGCGTTCCTCGACTACAAGGCCGCGCTGTACTCCGCGAAGTGGCACCCGGACGAGTCGACCGACAAGTTCAAGGACGACAGCTACCTCATCAAGGTCGCGAACACCGTCCCGGAGCTGAAGGACAACAAGAAGTTCCAGGACGCGGTCGAGAAGGGCACCTACGACGCCTGGGCGATGGCCATGTCGAAGACCTTCGACGACAACAAGGACGGCGTGCAGGGCACCCCTTCCTTCGTCATGGACGGCAAGCAGCTCACCGCCGACAGCCAGGGCACGCCGCTGATGACGGTGGCCGACTTCAACCGGGTCGTGGGCGAGGCCCTCAAGAAGTGA